In the Alligator mississippiensis isolate rAllMis1 chromosome 7, rAllMis1, whole genome shotgun sequence genome, one interval contains:
- the LOC102566220 gene encoding olfactory receptor 6C74-like, which yields MENRTVISEFILLGFTDIQELQIIIFTILTITYILTIAGNLLIIVVTLVDSNLQTPMYFFLRNFSLLEIGFTSVVIPKALFNMALGSKTISFLGCLTQSFLYFLVGTTDLLLLAAMSFDRYVAICNPLHYNTIMNTRVCSLLVLGSWIESFLFLIIPSLLFVWMPFCGSNVLDHFFCDGTPMRKLLCGDRRLLDMISLIIALFSLVSGLTVIIMSYIKITLTVIRIPSATGRQKAFSTCASHLTVVSITYGSCIFMYGKPAGSNGLDSSKSVAVLNTIVSPLLNPFIYTLRNKQVQNALKDIAHRAWCFRWSWESGGK from the coding sequence ATGGAGAACCGGACAGTGATCAGCGAATTCATACTCTTGGGCTTCACAGACATTCAGGAGCTGCAAATTATCATCTTCACAATTCTCACCATCACCTACATTTTGACAATAGCGGGAAACCTCCTGATCATTGTAGTCACCCTTGTCGACAGTAATCTCCagacccccatgtacttcttcctcaggaACTTCTCTCTCTTGGAAATTGGCTTCACTTCTGTTGTCATTCCCAAAGCATTGTTCAACATGGCACTAGGCTCAAAGACAATTTCTTTTCTTGGGTGTCTTACTCAATCCTTTCTGTATTTTTTGGTGGGAACTACTGACTTGTTGCTATTAGCAGCAATGTCCTTTGACAGGTACGTGGCCATTTGCAACCCTCTGCATTATAACACCATCATGAACACTCGAGTTTGTTCACTGTTGGTTTTGGGCTCTTGGATTGAAAGTTTCCTCTTTCTGATTATCCCATCACTACTGTTTGTCTGGATGCCCTTCTGTGGGTCTAATGTTTTAGACCACTTCTTTTGTGATGGTACACCCATGAGAAAATTGCTCTGTGGAGATAGACGACTTTTAGATATGATTTCTCTCATTATAGCACTTTTCTCTCTGGTCAGCGGTCTCACAGTCATTATCATGTCTTACATCAAAATCACCCTCACTGTGATAAGGATCCCGTCTGCTACAGGTAGGcaaaaagccttctccacctgtgctTCTCACCTCACTGTGGTCTCCATCACCTATGGCAGCTGTATATTCATGTATGGCAAACCTGCAGGGAGCAATGGGCTGGACAGCAGTAAGTCGGTTGCTGTTCTCAACACCATAGTTTCTCCTCTACTAAACCCTTTCATTTACACCCTGAGGAATAAGCAGGTTCAAAATGCCTTGAAAGATATTGCCCATCGAGCATGGTGTTTTCGATGGTCCTGGGAATCTGGTGGGAAGTGA